The Setaria italica strain Yugu1 chromosome IX, Setaria_italica_v2.0, whole genome shotgun sequence genome has a window encoding:
- the LOC101756361 gene encoding LOW QUALITY PROTEIN: probable protein transport Sec1b (The sequence of the model RefSeq protein was modified relative to this genomic sequence to represent the inferred CDS: inserted 1 base in 1 codon), protein MSMDFGDPADDPKVFRNICRDRILKDLLKPDKDKETKSSWKVLIMDKFTVKIMGYACKMAEITDAGISLVEDLFKRREPMPSMDAIYFLQPLKENVIMLLSDMSGRCPLYRKAYIFFSSPIPKELVSYIKNDSSVIPRIGALREMNLEFFTIDMQGFITDHDTALNDLYGRSENNSKVFNDTISTMATRIATTFASLKEFPCVRYRAPKGDASTTTKFDMVPKWLATAVWDIVSKYKSTIPEFPQKDTCELLIVDRPIDKIAPVIHEWTYDAMCHDLLEMDGTKYTYEVSNAGSEPEQKEAVLEDHDPLWLELRHTHIADASERLYEKMNNFVSKNKAAQLHSRDGGEISTRDLQKIVQALPQYSDQVEKLTLHIEIAGKINRFIREYGLRDIGQLEQDLVFGDAGAKEVISILRSKQDMSPENKLRLLIIYAIVYPEKFEGDKGEKLMQLAKLPHDDMDVIKCLRYLEGSDLKKSSTTXTFSLKFDAQKKKNAARTEKQDGEETWALSRFFPLIEELIEKLSKGELPLKEYPSMSEPSSAPQGTTETASTAAPSQNPQPMSMRSRRTPTWAKSRNSGDSQSSDSSVLRHSSGDFKRLGNRIFVFMIGGATRSELRTVHKLTMKMKREIVLGSSSIDDPPQFISLTADIIGQ, encoded by the exons atGTCGATGGACTTCGGTGACCCGGCGGATGACCCCAAGGTCTTCCGCAACATCTGCCGCGACC GGATACTGAAGGACTTGCTGAAGCCGGACAAGGATAAGGAGACCAAAAGCTCATGGAAG GTTCTTATAATGGATAAATTTACGGTGAAGATCATGGGTTATGCTTGCAAGATGGCGGAAATTACCGATGCAGGGATTTCGT TGGTCGAAGATCTGTTCAAGAGAAGGGAGCCGATGCCTTCAATGGATGCAATCTACTTTCTGCAGCCACTAAAAGAAAA TGTCATAATGCTTCTTTCCGATATGTCTGGGAGATGTCCATTGTACAGGAA GGCGTACATCTTTTTTAGTTCACCAATTCCTAAAGAGCTGGTATCTTATATAAAGAATGACAGCAGTGTAATACCACGCATTGGTGCACTAAGAGAG ATGAATTTGGAATTCTTTACTATTGACATGCAG GGCTTCATAACTGACCATGATACGGCGCTGAATGATTTATATGGCCGAAGTGAAAATAATTCCAAAGTGTTCAACGATACTATAAGCACGATGGCAACTCGCATTGCGACCACATTTGCTTCATTGAAA GAATTTCCATGTGTGCGGTATCGGGCCCCAAAAGGAGATGCTTCTACAACAACTAAATTTGACATGGTTCCAAAGTGGCTTGCTACTGCTGTTTGGGATATTGTGTCAAAATATAAATCAACAATTCCTGAATTTCCCCAAAAGGACACATGTGAACTGCTCATTGTTGACAGGCCTATAGATAAG ATAGCACCTGTTATTCACGAATGGACCTATGATGCAATGTGCCACGATCTACTCGAAATGGATGGTACCAAATACACATACGAG GTATCAAATGCGGGTTCGGAACCTGAACAGAAGGAGGCTGTATTGGAGGATCATGATCCTCTTTGGCTTGAGCTTCGCCATACTCACATAGCTGAT GCTAGTGAGAGATTGTATGAAAAGATGAATAATTTTGTTTCCAAGAATAAAGCAGCGCAACTACATTCAAG AGATGGCGGTGAAATCTCAACAAGGGATCTGCAGAAAATTGTTCAAGCTTTGCCTCAATATAGTGATCAAGTTGAGAAACTGACTCTACATATAGAG ATTGCTGGAAAAATTAACAGGTTTATCAGGGAATATGGGCTGCGTGACATTGGGCAGTTAGAGCAGGACTTGGTTTTTGGAGATGCAGGAGCAAAGGAGGTGATCAGCATCCTTAGGTCAAAGCAG GATATGAGTCCAGAAAACAAACTGAGGTTGCTGATTATATATGCAATTGTATATCCAGAAAAGTTTGAAGGTGACAAAGGTGAAAAGTTGATGCAG CTAGCAAAGCTTCCACATGATGATATGGATGTAATTAAGTGTTTAAGATACTTGGAAGGCTCAGATTTAAAAAAGTCATCAACGA CCACTTTCTCTCTAAAATTCGATGCGCAAAAG AAGAAAAATGCTGCCAGGACAGAAAAACAGGATGGGGAGGAAACATGGGCATTATCACGATTTTTCCCACTTATTGAG GAGCTAATTGAGAAACTGAGCAAAGGTGAATTACCTCTGAAAGAATACCCATCAATGAGCGAGCCAAGTTCTGCACCTCAAGGTACCACTGAAACTGCATCAACGGCAGCACCATCACAAAACCCACAGCCGATGTCTATGAGATCAAGGCGGACTCCAACATGGGCAAAGTCTAGGAACTCCGGTGATTCTCAATCAAG TGATTCCTCAGTCTTGAGACACTCATCTGGTGACTTCAAAAGGCTAGGCAACAGGATTTTCGTCTTCATGATTGGTGGAGCCACTAGATCTGAA CTGCGCACAGTGCACAAGCTTACAATGAAAATGAAGCGTGAAATAGTTTTGGGCTCTTCTAGCATCGACGATCCTCCGCAATTTATTTCG CTAACAGCAGACATAATTGGCCAATGA